Within the Acidipropionibacterium acidipropionici genome, the region ACGTCGAGGAGGCGACGAGACTCACGTAAAAGGTCCGGATGCGGCAGCACGTGCCTCAGATGAGGATGTCCGCGTACTGACGGTGTAGGCCCGGGCCATGGATCGGGAGCTGTCGATGGCCGCACGCCGTGAGATCACCAAGAAGTACGCCCACCAGTACCGGGCCGCATCGAAGAAGGACAAGTCGGTGCTGCTGGACTCCCTGACCGCCACCACAGGCTGGACCCGTGACCACGCCCGCCGCGCGATCCGGGCAGCCCTGACGCGGAAAGGTGCCGCGTCCCAGCAGAAGCGCCGGCCCCGGCCCCGCAAGTACTCCTACGACGCCGTGAAGGTCCTCCAGCACGTGTGGAGCGTGACGGGTCAGCCCTCCGGGAAGTACCTGGCCCCCGTGATGGACGACACCCTGAACAGGCTGGAACGCTTCAAGGAGTTCGGGAAAGTCACCCGCCGGGCCACCCCCGCGGTGCTGACCGAACTGCGCTCCATGTCGGCGGCCACCATCGACAGGTACCTGAAACCCTTCAAGGACGCCGCCTACCCGGCCGCCGGCCTGTCAGCCACCCGACCCGCCCCTCACATCCTGCGTGCCGCGGTGCCGCTGCGCACCAGCCTGGACGGGCCGATCACCGATCCCGGGCTGGTAGAGGTCGACACCGTGGCCCACTGCGGCCACACCCTGGTCGGGGAATTCCTGTGGACCTTGTCGGCCACCCTGCCCGTCTCCGGCTACACGGTCCTGACCACGGTCAAGAACAAGGCATTCGTCCACATCGGGGCCGGCATGGACCGGATCGTCGACCAGATGCCCGTGCCCGTGGCGGAGGTCCACGTCGACAACGGGTCGGAGTTCATCAACTGGGGCCTCATCGACTGGGCGAAGGGCCACGACATCGCGATGTCCCGCTCGCGGCCCTACAAGAAGAACGACAACGCCCACGTCGAGCAGCGCAACGGCGACTGGGTCCGCCGCCACGCCTTCAGATACCGCTACGAGACCGCAACCGAGCTTCAGCTGCTCAACCAGTTGTGGCCCCTGGTGATGGCCCGCAAGAACCACCTACTGCCCTGCGTCAAGGCCATCGGCTGGACCACCACCTCCGCGGGGCGCAAGAAGCGGGTCTACGACAAGCCCAAGACCCCTTACCAGCGGCTGGTCGACTCCGGTGTCCTGGACCCCGCCACACGGGCCCGCCTGGCAGCCGAGCACGACAGGCTCAACCCCGCCGATCTGGCCCGGCGGATCACCGACATCCAGAACCAGCTCATCCGCCTAGCCGAACGTCGCACCCAGACCGACCAACCCGCCGCCTGACTCATCTCCATCCGGACATTTCAGCTGAGGCAAGCGCTGCGCTCATCCGGACATCTTGACATGAGGCAAGACGGGAGGCGCCGCAACCGGCGGCCAACACGCTCACAAGGGCCGACGCCAGGGCCGCCGCCACCGACCTGGTATGAGTGCGCAGCATGGTGCCACGCTAGCGTTGCTCCCGGGGATCACGAAGCGCGTCCCGACCAGAAGAACCCAGGAGACGAATATGGCCAAGACCGGTCCGACCATCGCGGAGATCGGAGAGTTCCCGCTCATCAGGTCGCTGGTGCGCGACCTCCCGTCGGACCCGGCGGTCTCACTGGGGCCCGGCGATGACGGGGCGGTCTTCCTGGTCGACGGATCGGCGGTGGTCTCCACCGACGTGCTGGTCGAGGGGGTTCACTTCCGGCGGAACTGGTCGGGGGCCCAGGACATCGGTCGTAAATCGGTGGCCGTCAACATCGCCGACATCGAGGCGATGGGGGCCCTGCCGGTCGCCCTGGTGATCGGCTTCAGCGCACCCGCCGACCTGCCCGTCAGCTGGGCCCGGGAGTTCATGACCGGGCTGCGCGAGGAGGCCTCCCGGGCCGGCGCCGCCATCGTCGGCGGCGACACCACCGCGGGCCAGGTGGTCACGATCTCGGTGACCGTCATCGGACAGACCGCCGGCGTCGCACCGGTCCGCCGCGACGGGGCCGCGCCCGGCGACGCGGTCGCCGTGAAGGGACGGCTGGGATGGGCCGCCGCAGGGCTGGTCGTACTCGGACGCGGGTTCCGCTCCCCGCGAGTCGTCGTCGAGGCCCAGCGGTGCCCGGAGGTGCCCTACGGTGCGGGCCGCCAGGCCGCACTGGCCGGCGCCCACGCCATGATCGACGTCTCCGACGGCCTGGTGGCCGATCTGGGCCACATCGCCGAGGCATCCGGCTTCGCCATCGACATCGACCAGGCCCGGCTCGACCTCCCCGACCCGCTGCGCACCGTGGGAATGGCCACCGGCCTCGATCCGATGACATGGGTGCTCGGAGGAGGGGAGGACCACGCCATCGCCGCCACCTTCGCGGTCGGAGACGTGCCCGAGGACTGGCAGGTCGTCGGGCGGGTGCTCACCGGCGAGGAGCAGTCCGAGCCCACCGTCCTGGTGGACGGCCGCCCCTGGGAGCACCAGGCCGGCTGGACGCACTTCTAGTCCAGACGGGGGAGACGACTTCCCCAGCACCCCCTCGTAGCGGCGGCACGGCAGGGGCTCGGGTATGCCTCGCAGGCCTCGCGCAGCGGATCGGGTCCGCGTGACCGTGCGGCCTCCGGTCGGGTCGGGTCCGCGCGGCGTTGCTCCGAGGCCATGGCGCGGATGGTTGCTAGCCTCGGTGCCATGGCGACCCGTGCGTCTTCCCCGGCGCGGTCCCGCAGCAGCTCGGCCAAGAAGGCGTCGAGTCGCGGGGGCACGCGCACGAGTGGAAGCAGGAAGAAGACGGCAACCGGCTCGAAGAAGCGGCCGGCCACGTCGTCGAGCCCCGAGAACCCCGTCGCACGCGCCCTGTCGGCGATCTGGTTCGGGCTGGCCGGGCTGGTCGGGCGCGGTGTCCGGCGGATCGGATCGAGGCTCGTCGATCCCGCCAACCGTCGGGACGGTGCCGGGCTCATGCTGCTGCTGTGCTCACTGCTGGTGGGGGCACTGTTCTGGTTCCAGCTGCCCGGCGGCTTCGGGCGCGCGCTGCGCATCGGCATAGCCACCGTGTTCGGATCGATGTCCTACGCCCTGCCGCTGTTCGGGCTCATCATGACCTGGCGCACCTTCCGTCACCCCGGCCGCAACGGGCCGGCCGGGCGCCAGCTCATCGGCTGGGGACTGCTCATGCTCGGCACCCAGGGCGTCGTCAACATCTCCGACGGGCTGCCGCGTCCCGACCATATCGAGCAGTTGCGCGCCGCCGGAGGCATGCTCGGATTCATCTCCTCCAGCTTCATCGCGGACCTGCTCACCGCCTATGTGGCCGTTCCGCTGCTCGTGGCCATGGCCGTCCTGGGCGTCTTCATCATCGTCGGGCGGCCCCTCATCGAGGCCCTCGCACGGCTGCGCCGCACCGGTCAGGAGCGCCGTGACGCCACCGAGTTCGAGTCCCGGGAGGCCTACGAGACCCCGCTCGTCAGCGAGGACGACACCCCGACCCAGGAACTCGACCCGCCGACCCCGGACCAGCCCGCCTCACGGCGGAAGCGGCGTCGCAGGAGCGATGCCGGACCGTCCCAGGAGATCTTCGACATCGAGGCCCAGGAGGCACAGGCCGCGGACACGGGGGCGGCCGCGGATGCCGACAAGGAGCGCACGACCGCGGGCCTGCCCAAGGGCTTCACGGTTCACGAGCACACCGACCTCGAGCCGCCTCAGCACGAGCCGATGCCCGCCCGCGTCGAGCAGCTTCAGCTGTCCGGCGACATCGCCTACACCCTGCCCTCTCCCGATCTGCTGGTCCCCGGCTCCGTCCCGCAGGCCCGCACCGAGGCCTCCGACGCCGTGGTGTCCAAGCTGACCGGGGTCTTCGAGGAGTTCGGCATCGATGCCCAGGTCACCGGCTACTCCCGCGGGCCCACGGTCACCCGCTACGAGGTGGAGCTCGGCTCCGGGGTGAAGGTGGAGAAGGTCACCGCCCTGAGCCGCAACATCGCCTATGCGGTCGCCTCCCCGGATGTGCGCATCCTCTCGCCGATCCCCGGGAAGTCGGCGATCGGCGTGGAGATCCCCAACGTCGACAAGGAGATCGTCTCCCTGGGCGACGTGCTGCGCTCCAGCAGGGCGCGCAACGACCACAACCCCCTGGTCGTCGGGCTAGGCAAGGACGTGGAGGGCGGCTTCGTCATCGCCAACGTCGCGAAGATGCCCCACCTGCTGGTGGCCGGCGCGACCGGCTCCGGCAAGTCGAGCTTCGTCAACTCGCTCATCACCTCGGTGATGATGCGCGCCACCCCGGACGACGTCCGGATGATGCTGGTCGACCCCAAGCGCGTCGAGCTCAACCAGTATGAGGGGATCCCGCACCTGGTGACCCCCATCATCACCAACGCCAAGAAGGCCGCCGAGGCGCTGCAGTGGGTCGTCCGGGAGATGGACCAGCGCTATGACGACCTGGCCGCCTTCGGGTTCCGCCACGTCAAGGACTTCAACAAGGCGGTGCGCGCCGGGCAGGTGACCCTGCCCGAGGGATCCCAGCGGGTCCTGGCCCCCTACCCCTATCTGCTGGTGGTCGTCGACGAGCTGGCCGACCTCATGCTCGTCGCCCCCCGCGACGTCGAGGACTCGATCGTCAGGATCACCCAGCTGGCCCGCGCCGCCGGCATCCACCTGGTGCTGGCCACCCAGAGGCCTTCCACTGACGTCGTCACCGGCCTCATCAAGGCCAACGTGCCGTCCCGGCTGGCCTTCGCGACCTCCTCGATGACCGACTCCCGAGTCATCCTGGACCAGCCCGGAGCCGAGAAGCTGGTCGGCCAGGGAGACGGCCTGTTCCTGCCGATGGGCGCCTCCAAACCCGTCCGGGTGCAGGGGTCCTGGGTCTCCGACAAGGAGATCCACGCCGTCGCCGAGCACGTCAAGGCCCAGATGGAGGCCCACTACAGAGACGACGTCGCGGCACCGGTCGCCGAGAAGAAGGTCGCCGAGGACATCGGCGACGACCTCGAGCTGGTGCTGGAGGCCGCGCGGCTCGTCGTCGAGCTGCAACTGGGCTCCACCTCGATGCTGCAGCGGAAGCTGCGAGTCGGATTCGCCAAGGCCGGGCGGCTCATGGACATCCTGGAGACCCGGCAGGTGGTCGGGCCGTCGGAGGGCTCCAAGCCGCGCGACGTGCTCGTCAAGCCCGACGATCTGGACGACGTCCTGGCCAACCTCCAGGCCGAGGGCTGAGGGGGCCGGGTGGCGCTCAATCGGCGGCGGGAAGCCGGCCGGTGTCGTAGCGCTGCCAGGCGGTGGGATCCGGTCTCTGGGCCAGCAGGACGATGAGGACGACGCTGAACACGAGGCTCAGGTAGGGGATCACGGTTCCCAGCATGAGGAGGGCCAGCAGCCCCGACCTGCCCGAGTCGTGGAGGCGCCTGACAGTGATCGACAGACTGGGCACGAAGGTCGCCAGGCCGTAAAGTCCGTACAGCAGGCAGATGGCGATGAACCCGACCCCGAGGGTGGCGCCGAACTCGGAATCCGGATTGTCGATCATCTGGATGAAAGCGAATCCCCCCGAGACCACCATCGCGATGGCGAAGGCGATCTCGACGAGCCCGTTGAACAGGGTGGCGAACCAGTACTCGCTCCGCGAGGCACGGCCGTTGAAGACCGCGTAGTTCCGGAAGAACAGTTTGACCGCAAGCCCGAGCCCCACCGAGGGCCGGGCCCGGGCGAGGAAGGGCCCGCCCGGGTAGGCGGGATATCCATCGGTGCCGTACGGCGTCACAGGGGCCTGGTACGGGTAGGGGCCCGGCGCCTGTGGGTACGGATCTGGCTGAGGATAGGGGCCGAGCTGCCGGCCGGCCTGCGGGTAGGGCTGCTCGTACGGATAGGCCTGCTCGTGCTGCCAGGGTTCCGGAGGCTGGTTCCCCCAGGGCTGATGCGACATGATCGATCCTCGTTGCTCGTCGTCAGCCCATAGTAGGGGAGTCCGGCTCGGGTCAGTTCTCGACGGGCAACTTGCCGTTGTCCCAGCGCTGCCACGCCTGGGGCACCGAGGGCAGAGCCTGCAGGATGATGAGGATGATCCCTCCCACCCACGGGATGAAGCTCAGGAAGTAGAACCCTCCGGACTTGTCCGTGTCGTGGAGGCGCCGCCACGAGATGGCCAGGGACGGCACGATGACCGCCAGGTACATCAGCACACCGATGATGATGATGAATACCGCCCCGACGCCGAGCCCCGTGGTGGTGCCCGAGGTCGTCCCGTAGGGATCGGAATCAGCGGCCATCGTCGCCGCGCCGCCGGCGACCAGGAAGAGCACGGTCCAGACGATATAGACCAGGCCGAGGAACAGCTGAACCCACCAGTACTCGGAGCGGGAGGCCCGACCGCTGAAGACGGCGTAGTTCTTGAAGAAGAGTTTGATGGCCTGGCCGAATCCCACCGACGGGCGGGGACGACCGCCGGGTCCGGGCATCGCTCCGTACGGAGCCGGCGGGTACGGGTTCTGACCGTAGGGGTTGGGCTGTCCGTAGGGAT harbors:
- a CDS encoding integrase catalytic domain-containing protein; its protein translation is MDRELSMAARREITKKYAHQYRAASKKDKSVLLDSLTATTGWTRDHARRAIRAALTRKGAASQQKRRPRPRKYSYDAVKVLQHVWSVTGQPSGKYLAPVMDDTLNRLERFKEFGKVTRRATPAVLTELRSMSAATIDRYLKPFKDAAYPAAGLSATRPAPHILRAAVPLRTSLDGPITDPGLVEVDTVAHCGHTLVGEFLWTLSATLPVSGYTVLTTVKNKAFVHIGAGMDRIVDQMPVPVAEVHVDNGSEFINWGLIDWAKGHDIAMSRSRPYKKNDNAHVEQRNGDWVRRHAFRYRYETATELQLLNQLWPLVMARKNHLLPCVKAIGWTTTSAGRKKRVYDKPKTPYQRLVDSGVLDPATRARLAAEHDRLNPADLARRITDIQNQLIRLAERRTQTDQPAA
- a CDS encoding thiamine-phosphate kinase gives rise to the protein MAKTGPTIAEIGEFPLIRSLVRDLPSDPAVSLGPGDDGAVFLVDGSAVVSTDVLVEGVHFRRNWSGAQDIGRKSVAVNIADIEAMGALPVALVIGFSAPADLPVSWAREFMTGLREEASRAGAAIVGGDTTAGQVVTISVTVIGQTAGVAPVRRDGAAPGDAVAVKGRLGWAAAGLVVLGRGFRSPRVVVEAQRCPEVPYGAGRQAALAGAHAMIDVSDGLVADLGHIAEASGFAIDIDQARLDLPDPLRTVGMATGLDPMTWVLGGGEDHAIAATFAVGDVPEDWQVVGRVLTGEEQSEPTVLVDGRPWEHQAGWTHF
- a CDS encoding DUF805 domain-containing protein gives rise to the protein MSHQPWGNQPPEPWQHEQAYPYEQPYPQAGRQLGPYPQPDPYPQAPGPYPYQAPVTPYGTDGYPAYPGGPFLARARPSVGLGLAVKLFFRNYAVFNGRASRSEYWFATLFNGLVEIAFAIAMVVSGGFAFIQMIDNPDSEFGATLGVGFIAICLLYGLYGLATFVPSLSITVRRLHDSGRSGLLALLMLGTVIPYLSLVFSVVLIVLLAQRPDPTAWQRYDTGRLPAAD
- a CDS encoding DUF805 domain-containing protein gives rise to the protein MSNQQWGPAPQNPDPYQQPYQQPQGQPDPYSQQDPYGQQAQYGQQNPYGQPNPYGQNPYPPAPYGAMPGPGGRPRPSVGFGQAIKLFFKNYAVFSGRASRSEYWWVQLFLGLVYIVWTVLFLVAGGAATMAADSDPYGTTSGTTTGLGVGAVFIIIIGVLMYLAVIVPSLAISWRRLHDTDKSGGFYFLSFIPWVGGIILIILQALPSVPQAWQRWDNGKLPVEN